In Cucurbita pepo subsp. pepo cultivar mu-cu-16 chromosome LG04, ASM280686v2, whole genome shotgun sequence, the following are encoded in one genomic region:
- the LOC111793811 gene encoding WAT1-related protein At4g30420 has product MGRFEDLKPALAMLGLQCIYSALAIFSRAALVHGMSPRVFVVYRNAISTIAMAPAAFISSRKSGRSLSIGYRGFSLIFVTSLFGVTGNQNAYFEGLYLSSSSAASAIVNLIPAITFVMALTVGLEKLKARSWRSVAKVLGTVVCVAGAAAMALIKGPKLLNTDMLPKSLGVFDMLRVGVGVGNRAEGDTWLLGCVLLFVGSCFWSFWIIMLVPISRHCPDHIISSTWMLFFAMFQAAIFTLLVDDSSKVWNLPSPLELGSCLYAGISSALSFLVQAWCVSRRGPLFTALFNPLCTVITTFISSLFLHEELYSGSVMGAIAVIIGLYIVLWGKAKDVEGIEGGIDIEDKIEKNECKNDLEQPLLFGESDDTIKRDQV; this is encoded by the exons ATGGGGCGCTTTGAGGATTTGAAGCCTGCATTGGCTATGCTGGGGTTGCAGTGCATTTACTCTGCGCTTGCCATCTTCAGCAGAGCCGCTTTGGTCCATGGGATGAGCCCTAGAGTCTTTGTTGTTTACAGAAATGCCATTTCCACTATAGCCATGGCCCCTGCTGCTTTTATCTCTTCAAG GAAAAGTGGGCGCAGCCTTTCCATCGGATACAGAGgcttttctctcatttttgtGACTTCTCTTTTTGG AGTAACGGGCAACCAAAATGCCTATTTTGAAGGCCTTTACTTGTCCTCCTCGTCGGCGGCGAGTGCCATCGTTAATTTGATACCTGCTATCACTTTCGTTATGGCTCTCACTGTAGG GTTGGAGAAACTTAAAGCAAGAAGCTGGAGAAGTGTTGCAAAAGTACTAGGAACGGTGGTATGCGTCGCTGGAGCAGCTGCAATGGCTTTAATAAAAGGcccaaaattattaaacacaGACATGTTACCTAAAAGTCTTGGCGTTTTTGATATGCTTCGTGTCGGAGTCGGAGTTGGAAACAGAGCCGAAGGGGACACGTGGCTTCTCGGCTGCGTGCTTCTCTTCGTAGGCAGTTGCTTTTGGTCATTCTGGATCATCATGCTG GTCCCAATTTCAAGGCACTGTCCCGACCATATAATTTCTTCCACATGGATGTTGTTCTTCGCCATGTTCCAAGCAGCCATCTTTACACTACTGGTTGACGACAGCTCAAAAGTCTGGAACCTTCCTTCTCCATTGGAATTGGGCTCTTGTTTATACGCC GGAATATCCTCGGCATTGTCCTTTTTGGTTCAAGCATGGTGTGTGTCTCGAAGAGGCCCTCTTTTCACAGCATTATTCAACCCTCTGTGCACAGTCATTACCACCTTCATTTCCTCTCTGTTTCTGCACGAAGAGCTGTACAGTGGGAG CGTAATGGGTGCTATCGCTGTTATAATTGGATTATACATTGTATTATGGGGGAAGGCTAAAGACGTTGAAGGCATTGAAGGAGGAATTGATATAGAAGATAAGATTGAAAAGAATGAGTGCAAGAACGATCTAGAACAGCCCCTGCTGTTTGGTGAATCAGATGACACGATCAAACGTGatcaagtttga